The DNA region AAGGCAAGCAGGTTGGTCGGGTCGGCACCGCCGTCGAGTCGCCCCAGCTGGGCGCCATCGCCCTGGCCTTGTTGCGTAAAGAGCTGGCCCCTGGCGATCAGGTACGAATTGAGGGCTGGTCGGCCACCGTGTCGGCACTACCCATGCAGTAGCCGGAAGCGAGTCCTCCTGTCTGAAAGCCTTAAGAGGCTTTCCTCTCAGTGAAACCCAGCCTGAGGCATGTAATACTGTCTTCGTCTATACACGTTACCGGTCATGAGAACGATGGACTGGGGAACAGGGGTTAGGGGATAGGGCACAGGCCTTTGAAAACACCAACCTCTCTCCTGCCGTCCACTTCCACCTTGGGTGTCGAAGAAAGTGTGGTAGGTCTCTAGCCCCTACCCCCAACCCCCTACCTCCGGTGGCATGCGGGGCTTGCCGTAGCGCGGCTCAAGACCTGGTTCTGGATCGTAAGGTAGATTTCGGAAGCGGAGATGTCCTGCGACCCCAGACCCAGTTCGTATGATGGTACGCAGGAATCCGCCTTTGACGGATTTCAAAAGTTGCTGTAATCTATAGGGGTTATTATGTTTTTAGCAGAAATAATCGGGGTAGGGGATGAGCTCCTGTATGGCGAAACCGTGGATACCAACACGGCAGAAATCGCCGTCAGCCTTCAGCCCTACGCCGTGGAGGTGCGCCGAACGCTTCGGGTTGCCGACGACCTGGAAACCCTGGCCCAGGAGGTGCATCAGGCCTGGCAAAAGGCCCGGCTGGTGGTGCTTTCGGGGGGGCTGGGCCCCACCCCCGACGACATTACCCGCGAGGCCATCGCGGCGGCTTTGGGTGAAACCCTGGAGCTAGACCCAGTAGTGCTGGAGTGGCTCGAGAAGCTCTTTGCGGATCGGGGTTGGAAGATGCCCGAGGCCAACCGCAAACAGGCCCTCAAAATCCCCTCGGCCCGTTGGATCGAGAACCCTCGGGGCACCGCCCCCGGCTGGTGGGTGCATCAAGCAGACAAAGACCTGATCTGCCTGCCCGGCCCCCCGGCGGAGTGGCGCCCGATGTGGGCCCAGACCCTGCCCCAACTGCACCTGCCGCCAAAGCCCTACAAGCAGGTGACTTTCAAGACCTTTGGCCTGGGGGAGTCGCGCATTGTGGAGCTATTGGGCGAGCTATTCAAGCGCAATGGGCAGGTCGAGGTGGGCACCTACGCCAGGATGGACGGGGTAGCGGTGGTGGTGCGCGGCGAACCAAGCCTGGTAGACCCCCTTGTAGAGCGCATCCGCCCACTGTTGGGCCAGGCGGTCTGGGGCCAGGATAGCGACACCTTGCCGGTGCTCACCCTCAAGGCGCTGGAAGCCCAACAGGCCACACTGGCAACCCTCGAGTCCGTAACGGGCGGAGCGCTGGGGGCCCTCCTGACCGGGGTGGCGGGCGCTTCCCGGAGTTACCTGGGAGGGCTGGTTCCTTACAGCCTTGCTGCCAAGTCCCAACTCCCTATTGACCCAGGTGTAGCCGCTCAGCACGGCGTGGTTTCTGCCGCCTTCGCCGAGGCCATGGCTTCCACCGCCCGCCACATGCTGAACTCAACCTACGCCCTCTCGACCACCGGGGTAGCCGGGCCCGAGGCCCTCGAGGATCAGCCGGTGGGCACACTCTACGTGGGTCTGGCGGGCCCCGGCGGCGTCAAGTCTAGGCACTACCGCCTGCCCGGCGCAAACCGCGATGTGCTTCGCCAACGGGCCGCCCATGCCGCCCTGGCGTTTCTGGTATCCGAACTGCGGGGAGCCCAATGACGATACCGTGCATCCCACATCCGAGTCGTGAACGGAGGGCCGACTCCCAGACGAACCCGACCAACCCCGTGAACGAACTTAGCCCTCGAGGCTCAGCCTGCAGCCATGGGCGCAGCCGGAGGAGACCCTCATGAGGCTCTTCTATGCCATCTTCCCCCCGCGCACGGTGCAGGAAGCCCTGGGCCAGGCCCAGGAGAAGGTACGGGGCTTCAAGGGCTGGAAGCCGAGTCCAGTCCACCAGCTTCACATCACCCTGCTTTTTTTGGGTCAACAGCCCGAGGAGCGCCTGCCCGAGTTCCGCCGCATCGGACGAGAAGTGGCGGCCGCGGTGCCCGCCTTTGAGGTAGTGCTGGGGGGAACCGGGTACTTTCCCGCTACTGGCTCCCCCCGGGTCTGGTTTGTAAAGGCCACCGGAACGGGTCTGGAGCCCCTGGCGAAAGGGCTACAACAAGCACTTCCAGACCTGGAAACAGCAGCGTTTCATCCTCACCTGACCCTGGCTCGCAAAAAGGGCCCGGCCCCCCGCATCGGGCCGTTGGTGATGAATCTACAGTTCCGGGCCAAAGCAGTATGCTTGGTGGAGTCGAAGCTCGAGCGTTCGGGTGCACAGTATCGCGTTATAGAACAGTTTCCGCTTGGTTGAATGACATCCCCGCAATCTGAATAGGAGCGTATATGGATAAAGAGAGACAAAAAGCGTTGGAAGGGGCTTTAAAGTCCATCGAAAAGCAGTTTGGCAAAGGGGCCGTGATGCGCCTGGGCGAAGCCCCCCGACAGCAGGTGGATGTGATTTCCACCGGCAGCCTGGGCCTGGACATGGCCCTGGGCATCGGCGGGATTCCCAGGGGTCGGGTCATCGAGATTTATGGCCCCGAATCCGGCGGCAAGACCACCCTGGCCCTCTCCATCATCGCCCAAGCCCAGCAGATGGGCGGGGTAGCGGCTTTTGTGGACGCCGAACATGCCCTCGACCCCATCTATGCCAAGAGCCTGGGGGTCAATATCGACGATCTGCTGGTCTCCCAGCCCGACACCGGCGAACAGGCCCTGGAAATTGTGGAACTGCTGACCCGCTCGGGCGCCATAGACGTCATTGTGATTGACTCGGTGGCGGCCCTGGTACCCCAGGCCGAAATCGAGGGGCAGATGGGCGATGCCTTTGTGGGCATCCAGGCCCGCTTGATGAGCCAGGCCCTGCGCAAGCTGACCGCGGCCCTCTCCAAAAGCAACACAGCGGCTATCTTTATCAACCAGATTCGGGAAAAGGTGGGTCAGATGTACGGCAACCCCGAGACCACCCCTGGCGGGCGGGCCCTCAAGTTCTATGCCTCGGTGCGGCTGGACGTGCGCAAGCAGGGCCAGCCCATCAAGGTGGGCAACGAGGCGGTGGGCAACCGGGTGCGGGTCAAGGTGACCAAGAACAAGCTGGCCCCCCCTTTCCGTGAGCACGAGATCGAGCTGTACTTCGGCAAGGGCATTGACCCCCTGGCCGACCTGGTGACGGTGGCCATTGCAGCCGAGGTGGTGAGCAAATCGGGCTCCTGGCTTTCCTACGGCGAGACCCGGCTGGGCCAGGGCAAGGAGAAGGCCGCCGAGTTCCTCAGAGGCGAACCCCGCATGGCCCAGGAGATCCGCGAGAAAGTTTTGGCCCAAGCTGGTAAGCTATCGGTACTGGCAACCTCTGGTGAGGACGAAGAGTCTTCTGCCATGGCTGCCGAGGCTTAAACTGCTTGCTAGGTGGGGTTCTCCCAGTATGAAGGGCCAGGAAGCCATAGTTTTCCATATTTGCCCTGTGCGGATGCACGGGGCCAAAGGGCAGCTTGGTGTAGAGTTTGGAAACGATCTACCTCTGGTGTGGCGTTTGACTCGAGCAAATCCAGCAGCGGTTCCCACCCTTACTCCGCAGGAGCGGGGCGAAAGACTCCGGCAATCCGGCGTGATCTGGAACATGCCAGGGAACCTGTCTGTACCCGGATTTGCCCGAAATAGCAGGAGATTTATTTAGCAACTAAACGCCTGCCAGACCCGAAACTGTGAGAACCTCCTTGCAAACCCTGGAGGTTCCGATGGCTTTTACTCCCCTGGATCTGATACTCACGCTCATCGTGATCGTGTTGGTGGTGATGGTGGTACTGCTCTTGCAGCGCAGCAACCGCCAGACCGAGGTTAATAAAAGCGAACTCGAGGCCGCCCGCCGCGAGGCCCAGCAAACCCTGGAGGCCGCCCGCCGCCAGGCCCAGACGGCGCTGGAGCAGGCCCAGGCCCAGGCCAAGACCCAGCTCGAGGCCGCCCGCAGCGAGGCCCAGAGCCTGCGGCAAAGCGCCCAGGCCGAGGTACAAAACCTGCGCCAGAGCGTGCAGGCCGAGCTCGAGCGACTGCGCACCCAGGGCGAGGAGCGCCTGCGCCAGCAGCTCAAAGAGGAGCGCGAACGCCTGCAAGCCAGCCTGCAAGCCGAGCGCGAAGCCCTGGTCAGCGAGCGGGCCTCCATTCAAGCCGAGCGCGAGCGACTGCAAGCCGACCTCCAGGCCAGCCGGGCCGAACGCGAGGAGCTCAAGCGCGAAACCGAACGGCTGGCCCGACGCGGGGAACAACTCGATGCCCGCGCCGCCAAGCTCGACGAGCAGGAAGAAAAACTCGATGCCCTGGAGAAAGCCCTCGAGGCCCGCCAGGCCGAGCTGGCCCAGCGTGAGCGCCAGATTGACCTGAAGCTCCAGGAGGTGGCGGGGATGAGCGCGGAGGAGGCCCGCAACCTGCTGCTCTCGCGGCTCGATGCCGAACTCGAGGAGGAAAAGGCCCTGCGGGTCAAGGCCAACCTGGAGCGCATCCGGCTCGAGGTCAAGCGCGAGGCGCAAAAGCTCCTGGCCCAGGCCGCCCAGCGCCAGGCCTCCGAGACCGCAGCGGCCCTGGCGGTTTCGGTGGTGCCCATCCCCTCCGACGCCATGAAGGGCCGCATCATCGGGCGCGAGGGCCGCAACATCCGCACCTTCGAGGCCCTCACGGGCGTGGATCTGATTATTGACGACACCCCCGAGGCCGTGCTGCTCAGCAGCTTCAACCCCATGCGCCGCGAGATTGCCAGGATGGCCCTGGATCAGCTGGTGCAGGACGGGCGCATCCACCCCAGCCGCATCGAGGAAGTGGTGGAAAAAGCCAAAAACGAGATGAAAACCTTCATCTACGAGCGCGGCGAGGAAGCCGCCCTGGAAGCCGGGGTGGTAGGCCTCAAACCCGGCCTGGTACAGCTTTTGGGCCGC from Meiothermus sp. CFH 77666 includes:
- a CDS encoding CinA family nicotinamide mononucleotide deamidase-related protein, whose translation is MFLAEIIGVGDELLYGETVDTNTAEIAVSLQPYAVEVRRTLRVADDLETLAQEVHQAWQKARLVVLSGGLGPTPDDITREAIAAALGETLELDPVVLEWLEKLFADRGWKMPEANRKQALKIPSARWIENPRGTAPGWWVHQADKDLICLPGPPAEWRPMWAQTLPQLHLPPKPYKQVTFKTFGLGESRIVELLGELFKRNGQVEVGTYARMDGVAVVVRGEPSLVDPLVERIRPLLGQAVWGQDSDTLPVLTLKALEAQQATLATLESVTGGALGALLTGVAGASRSYLGGLVPYSLAAKSQLPIDPGVAAQHGVVSAAFAEAMASTARHMLNSTYALSTTGVAGPEALEDQPVGTLYVGLAGPGGVKSRHYRLPGANRDVLRQRAAHAALAFLVSELRGAQ
- the thpR gene encoding RNA 2',3'-cyclic phosphodiesterase — translated: MRLFYAIFPPRTVQEALGQAQEKVRGFKGWKPSPVHQLHITLLFLGQQPEERLPEFRRIGREVAAAVPAFEVVLGGTGYFPATGSPRVWFVKATGTGLEPLAKGLQQALPDLETAAFHPHLTLARKKGPAPRIGPLVMNLQFRAKAVCLVESKLERSGAQYRVIEQFPLG
- the recA gene encoding recombinase RecA gives rise to the protein MDKERQKALEGALKSIEKQFGKGAVMRLGEAPRQQVDVISTGSLGLDMALGIGGIPRGRVIEIYGPESGGKTTLALSIIAQAQQMGGVAAFVDAEHALDPIYAKSLGVNIDDLLVSQPDTGEQALEIVELLTRSGAIDVIVIDSVAALVPQAEIEGQMGDAFVGIQARLMSQALRKLTAALSKSNTAAIFINQIREKVGQMYGNPETTPGGRALKFYASVRLDVRKQGQPIKVGNEAVGNRVRVKVTKNKLAPPFREHEIELYFGKGIDPLADLVTVAIAAEVVSKSGSWLSYGETRLGQGKEKAAEFLRGEPRMAQEIREKVLAQAGKLSVLATSGEDEESSAMAAEA
- the rny gene encoding ribonuclease Y; the encoded protein is MAFTPLDLILTLIVIVLVVMVVLLLQRSNRQTEVNKSELEAARREAQQTLEAARRQAQTALEQAQAQAKTQLEAARSEAQSLRQSAQAEVQNLRQSVQAELERLRTQGEERLRQQLKEERERLQASLQAEREALVSERASIQAERERLQADLQASRAEREELKRETERLARRGEQLDARAAKLDEQEEKLDALEKALEARQAELAQRERQIDLKLQEVAGMSAEEARNLLLSRLDAELEEEKALRVKANLERIRLEVKREAQKLLAQAAQRQASETAAALAVSVVPIPSDAMKGRIIGREGRNIRTFEALTGVDLIIDDTPEAVLLSSFNPMRREIARMALDQLVQDGRIHPSRIEEVVEKAKNEMKTFIYERGEEAALEAGVVGLKPGLVQLLGRLHFRSSYGQNVLKHSVQVAHLTGIMASELGLDAALGRRAGLLHDLGKSVDREIEGTHVEIGITLASRFGEPKEVIDAIAHHHDPENGETLYSVLAAAADAISAARPGARRESLEEYIQRLEQLERIALSFPGVDNAFAVQAGREVRVIVKPDRISDAKATLLAREIAGRIERDMNYPGQVQVTVVRESRAVEYAK